ACTGGGGTCATGGGCTTCGAGGCCGAGATTCCATATACAGCCTACAGTTACTTAGATGAGAACTTGGTCAGTGATTTGGTTGCGTTACCAGACGTGGTCGATGAGTTGCGCATCACCAAGAGTGTTGATGAGATTGACCGGCTACGAGCGAGTGCACGTTTGGCGGATGCTGGTTTCGAATACGTAACGAGTATCGTGCGACCAGGCATGCGTGAAATCGACGTTAGCAACCTGTTAGACGCGTTTATGCGGACGCACGGTGCAAGTGGGCCGTCGTTCACGACAATCGTACTTGGTGGTGCACGAGCGGCTTTGCCGCATGGGACGGTTTCTAAAGCGCTCTTGACGGCCGGGCAACTTGTTACTCTTGATTTTGGTTACTTTTTGGACGGGTACACGTCAGATATGACACGGACGTTTGCTTTAGGTACTCCGGATGATAAGTTGGTTACGGCCTACCAGGCGGTGCAGGCCGCTCAACAGGCTGTGATCGATCAGGTCCAAGCAGGAGCAGCCACTGCTCAACTGGATGCAGTTGGCCGCGATTTGCTGACAAAAGCGGGCTATGGTGACGCCTTCAATCATGGTATGGGTCACGGCATTGGTCTTGCCATTCATGAAGGCCCGTTGATCTCAAAAAACACGACTGGCACCTTAGTTGCAAACAGTGTGATTACTGTTGAACCCGGGGTATATTTCCCAGATTTAGGCGGAATGCGGATCGAAGATGATGTCTTAGTGACTGCTGAGGGCCATGAACGACTGACGACTGCAACTCGTGATTTACTGATTTTATAGTTAAGACAGTTGCCACAGCGGCTCGGTCTTGTTATAGTTATAAAGATATATTTGAGGAGGATTTTTAAAAATGATTTCAACTGCAGATTTTAAAAATGGTTTGACGATTGAAGTAGACAACGCAATTTGGCGCATCGTGGAATTCCAGCACGTTAAGCCTGGTAAGGGTGGCGCGTTTGTTCGTTCAAAGCTTAAGAACTTACGGACAGGAGCCGTTCAAGACAAGACTTTCCGTGCCGGTGCGCGGATGGAACAAGCGCCAATTGAAAAGAGTACGATGCAATACCTTTATGCCGATGGTGACAGCTATGTCTTCATGAATACGGAAACTTATGAACAAATTGAAATTCCTGGCGACCACATTCAAGACGAATTGAAGTTCTTGAAGGAAAACATGGAAGTTCAAGTAACGCTTTATAAGGGTGAAGTGTTGGGAATCGATTTGCCAAACACGGTTACTTTGGAAGTTGCTGAAACTGAACCAGGGATTAAGGGTGATACTGCTTCCGGTGGCTC
This Lactiplantibacillus plantarum DNA region includes the following protein-coding sequences:
- a CDS encoding M24 family metallopeptidase produces the protein MSRVERLQNKFDQLKIDAFLVSDGANLQYLTGMADMAGDGYLLVLAQEAYLITDARYQTAFAGHYDDQHLVITRDYLGAVCDIIAKTGTGVMGFEAEIPYTAYSYLDENLVSDLVALPDVVDELRITKSVDEIDRLRASARLADAGFEYVTSIVRPGMREIDVSNLLDAFMRTHGASGPSFTTIVLGGARAALPHGTVSKALLTAGQLVTLDFGYFLDGYTSDMTRTFALGTPDDKLVTAYQAVQAAQQAVIDQVQAGAATAQLDAVGRDLLTKAGYGDAFNHGMGHGIGLAIHEGPLISKNTTGTLVANSVITVEPGVYFPDLGGMRIEDDVLVTAEGHERLTTATRDLLIL
- the efp gene encoding elongation factor P, whose translation is MISTADFKNGLTIEVDNAIWRIVEFQHVKPGKGGAFVRSKLKNLRTGAVQDKTFRAGARMEQAPIEKSTMQYLYADGDSYVFMNTETYEQIEIPGDHIQDELKFLKENMEVQVTLYKGEVLGIDLPNTVTLEVAETEPGIKGDTASGGSKPATLETGAIIQVPFFVKAGDKLIVNTVDSTYVSRA